A stretch of the Microcella sp. genome encodes the following:
- the purQ gene encoding phosphoribosylformylglycinamidine synthase subunit PurQ: protein MRIGVVTFPGSLDDRDAQRAVRLAGAEPVALWHGTHDLMGVDAIVLPGGFSYGDYLRCGAIAARSPIMAEVIAAANSGMPVLGICNGFQILVEAHLLPGGLIRNDHGDFIRRDQRLRVESTDSSWTNGFTQGQEITIPLKNGEGGFIADELTLDRLEGEGLVAFRYLDVNPNGSLRDIAGLRNERGNVVGLMPHPEHAVEPGFGPNTPAAMRSGIDGLTFFTSVLTASVMS from the coding sequence GTGCGCATCGGCGTCGTCACCTTTCCCGGCTCGCTCGACGATCGAGATGCGCAACGCGCCGTGCGCCTCGCGGGCGCCGAGCCCGTCGCGCTGTGGCATGGCACCCACGACCTCATGGGCGTCGACGCGATCGTGCTGCCCGGCGGGTTCAGCTACGGCGACTATTTGCGCTGCGGCGCCATCGCGGCCCGATCGCCGATCATGGCCGAAGTCATCGCCGCCGCGAACAGCGGCATGCCGGTGTTGGGCATCTGCAACGGCTTCCAGATTCTCGTCGAGGCGCACCTGCTGCCCGGTGGTCTGATCCGCAACGACCACGGCGACTTCATCCGCCGCGACCAGCGCCTGCGCGTCGAGAGTACAGACTCCTCGTGGACCAACGGGTTCACCCAGGGCCAAGAGATCACCATCCCGCTCAAGAACGGCGAGGGCGGGTTCATCGCCGACGAGCTGACTCTTGATCGGCTCGAGGGCGAGGGCCTCGTGGCCTTCCGCTACCTCGACGTCAACCCGAACGGCTCGCTGCGCGACATCGCGGGCCTGCGCAACGAGCGCGGCAACGTCGTCGGCCTCATGCCGCACCCCGAGCACGCGGTCGAACCGGGCTTCGGCCCGAACACGCCCGCCGCGATGCGATCGGGCATCGACGGTCTCACCTTCTTCACGAGCGTGCTCACCGCCTCGGTCATGAGTTAG
- a CDS encoding SGNH/GDSL hydrolase family protein: MTSSPRPLRGRRLSRAVALALAPILLPQTVRLRRVVPLLPEPPRPWEGGGGTDPIHLLVLGDSMAVGVGVDDAAVALAGHLSAQLTELTGRPVRWRSRGRNGATARDVIRDHLDEALNAPTDLVVISLGANDSMQVRSHRAFRRDIKRILRVTFAAHPDAVVLMSALPAFHRFGLLPEPLRTTLALHSQSLEVSARRALERFPRAHMTPPLPPYADDHFATDDFHPSASGYREWAEFIVADAFQHGIGADLQR; this comes from the coding sequence ATGACCTCGAGCCCCCGACCGTTGCGCGGCCGCCGGCTCAGTCGGGCCGTGGCGCTGGCGCTTGCCCCCATCCTGTTGCCGCAGACCGTGAGGCTGCGCCGAGTCGTGCCGTTGCTGCCCGAGCCGCCTCGGCCGTGGGAGGGCGGCGGCGGCACCGACCCGATCCACCTGCTCGTGCTCGGCGACTCGATGGCCGTCGGGGTCGGCGTCGACGATGCCGCCGTGGCGCTCGCGGGCCATCTGAGCGCCCAGCTCACCGAGCTCACCGGCCGCCCCGTGCGCTGGCGGTCTCGCGGACGCAACGGGGCCACCGCCCGCGACGTCATCCGCGACCACCTCGACGAAGCCCTCAACGCCCCGACCGACCTCGTCGTCATCAGTCTCGGCGCCAACGACTCGATGCAGGTACGGTCGCACCGCGCCTTCAGGCGCGACATCAAGCGCATCCTGCGCGTGACTTTCGCCGCCCACCCCGACGCCGTGGTGCTCATGAGCGCTCTGCCGGCCTTTCACCGCTTCGGCCTGCTGCCCGAGCCGCTGCGCACAACGCTCGCCCTGCATTCGCAGTCGCTCGAGGTGAGCGCGCGCCGCGCCCTCGAACGGTTCCCGCGCGCTCACATGACACCGCCGCTGCCGCCCTACGCCGACGACCACTTCGCGACCGACGACTTCCACCCGAGTGCGAGCGGCTACCGCGAGTGGGCCGAGTTCATCGTTGCCGACGCGTTCCAGCACGGTATCGGTGCAGACCTGCAGCGATGA
- a CDS encoding nucleoside/nucleotide kinase family protein, translated as MMPPASLESLDDLTAAIERMRAARPRASGPLIVGLAGAPGAGKSTVAAALSAGLPGSAVLPMDGFHLPQAELVRLGRRDRMGAPDTFDVDAFVALLESLRDLHNSGETLRAPGFDRRVEEPVPGAIALAPEWWCVIVEGNYLLLREHGWHRVAPLLDLSVGIVLDDAIRHERLIARHIAFGKNPDAARAWALGPDERNAAAIAATLERADYLLDTSANESSAGSSTR; from the coding sequence ATGATGCCCCCGGCATCGCTTGAGTCGCTCGACGACCTCACCGCGGCGATCGAGCGGATGCGCGCGGCCCGGCCCCGAGCATCCGGCCCCCTCATCGTCGGCCTCGCCGGCGCTCCCGGCGCTGGTAAGTCGACGGTCGCCGCTGCCCTCTCGGCCGGGTTGCCCGGCTCGGCCGTGCTGCCCATGGACGGCTTCCACCTGCCGCAGGCCGAGCTCGTGAGACTCGGCCGCCGCGACCGCATGGGAGCCCCCGACACCTTCGACGTCGACGCCTTCGTCGCCCTGCTCGAGTCGCTGCGCGATCTCCACAACTCAGGAGAAACGCTGCGTGCCCCGGGCTTCGACCGGCGTGTCGAAGAGCCTGTGCCCGGCGCGATCGCTCTGGCTCCTGAATGGTGGTGCGTCATCGTCGAGGGCAACTACCTGCTGCTGCGCGAGCACGGCTGGCACCGCGTCGCCCCGCTGCTCGACCTGAGCGTCGGCATCGTGCTCGACGACGCCATCCGGCACGAGCGGCTCATCGCGCGCCACATCGCCTTCGGCAAGAACCCGGATGCGGCGCGCGCCTGGGCGCTCGGCCCCGACGAACGCAACGCGGCCGCGATCGCGGCCACCCTTGAGCGAGCGGACTACCTGCTCGACACCTCTGCCAACGAATCGAGTGCGGGCAGTTCGACGCGCTGA
- the purS gene encoding phosphoribosylformylglycinamidine synthase subunit PurS: MPTIVVEVMPKAELLDPAGKAVAGALHRLGHEHIADVRIGKRFELHVDGEVDADLMATVEQLAADMLSNGVIEDVISVHVSGAGVAGETR, encoded by the coding sequence GTGCCCACCATCGTCGTCGAGGTCATGCCCAAGGCCGAGCTTCTCGACCCGGCTGGCAAGGCCGTCGCGGGGGCTCTGCACCGCCTCGGTCACGAGCACATCGCCGACGTGCGCATCGGCAAGCGCTTCGAATTGCACGTCGACGGCGAGGTCGACGCCGACCTGATGGCGACGGTCGAGCAGCTGGCCGCCGACATGCTCAGCAACGGCGTGATCGAAGACGTCATCAGCGTGCACGTCAGCGGTGCAGGCGTGGCCGGAGAAACCCGCTAG